From Schaalia sp. ZJ405, one genomic window encodes:
- a CDS encoding MFS transporter: MSADTPKSQLSPKAAHLYRRLTMATAFGQGLDGYDLGVLSVVMISLTHDLGLSPLETGLIGASSLIGIFLGGPIFGYLTDRFGRRLMFHIDIIIFIVAGFGQALVPDGILLFVARLALGIAIGAEYAIGAPMLAEFSPAHHRGKRLSSLQICWYGGFLAAVIIAHLLDTAGLHWRWILATCGIPAIITYILRHHLPESPRWLMSKGYEDEARALIEQYNLDPSDTSGEAETRTSLRSLFVGAQAKRTIFVCVFWACLVAPYFAIFTFAPTVLGAAGLGEGNGATILTNTVALLGVTVGTFIVDRMGRRPMLIGPFWIQAIALGLVAVVAHPPLILLSACFWAFAFFNSLSACLTAVYPAELFPTALRTSGVGLGTAASRIGAAIGTWLLPVGIETIGIRACMLIGALMCVAGALISQFMAPETNGQNLHAITS, encoded by the coding sequence ATGTCTGCTGATACACCGAAGTCTCAGTTATCCCCGAAAGCTGCTCACCTGTATCGACGCCTCACAATGGCAACAGCCTTCGGCCAGGGACTCGACGGATACGACCTCGGAGTCTTAAGCGTCGTCATGATTTCTTTGACACACGACCTGGGGCTCTCACCCCTCGAAACCGGCCTGATCGGCGCATCTTCCCTCATCGGGATTTTTCTCGGCGGACCAATTTTCGGCTACCTGACGGATCGTTTTGGCAGACGACTGATGTTCCACATCGACATCATCATCTTCATCGTCGCAGGCTTCGGTCAGGCTCTTGTTCCCGACGGTATCCTCCTCTTCGTTGCCCGACTGGCTCTGGGCATTGCCATCGGAGCTGAATACGCGATCGGCGCACCCATGCTCGCGGAATTCTCTCCCGCTCACCACCGCGGCAAGCGTCTATCCAGCCTACAGATCTGCTGGTACGGAGGATTCCTCGCTGCCGTCATCATCGCTCATCTGCTCGATACCGCTGGTTTGCACTGGCGGTGGATCCTGGCAACCTGCGGAATCCCCGCCATCATCACGTACATCCTGCGTCACCACCTGCCGGAGTCCCCACGATGGCTCATGTCCAAGGGGTACGAGGACGAAGCCCGCGCACTCATCGAGCAATACAATTTGGACCCCTCCGACACGTCCGGAGAAGCCGAAACTCGCACGTCACTGCGGAGTCTCTTCGTTGGTGCCCAAGCGAAGCGAACGATCTTTGTCTGCGTATTCTGGGCATGTTTGGTTGCCCCATACTTCGCGATTTTCACCTTTGCCCCAACCGTTCTTGGTGCTGCCGGCCTGGGTGAAGGCAACGGCGCAACAATCCTGACGAACACGGTGGCGCTTTTGGGCGTCACCGTGGGGACCTTCATTGTTGATCGCATGGGGCGACGTCCCATGCTGATTGGCCCGTTCTGGATTCAGGCGATTGCCTTGGGACTCGTCGCTGTCGTCGCTCATCCCCCTCTCATCCTTCTGTCGGCGTGTTTCTGGGCATTCGCTTTCTTCAACTCGCTGTCTGCCTGCCTCACCGCCGTCTATCCCGCGGAGCTTTTCCCCACGGCGCTACGTACATCGGGGGTCGGTCTGGGAACCGCTGCCAGTCGAATCGGTGCAGCCATTGGGACGTGGCTACTTCCCGTGGGTATCGAGACAATCGGGATCCGGGCATGCATGCTCATCGGTGCGCTCATGTGCGTTGCCGGCGCTTTGATCTCCCAGTTCATGGCTCCCGAAACAAACGGCCAGAACCTCCACGCGATTACGTCCTAG
- a CDS encoding glycerol-3-phosphate responsive antiterminator, which produces MDEKLADRLRRSPVIASVKSEDDLEYALASPCRVICLLFGEISTIGALTRRVTDAGKDAFVNLDMVDGLAPRASAVRFIRDQTSATGILTSKVPVCRAASDSGLVAILRFFMVDSFAYGQVVSQSASAKAHAVEILPGCIPRVITWMRDDLSLPIIAGGLVCNITDIMDALDAGAAAIATSSKELWSVAPSA; this is translated from the coding sequence ATGGATGAGAAACTTGCGGATCGCTTGCGTCGATCACCCGTGATTGCCTCAGTGAAGAGCGAAGATGACCTCGAATATGCTCTGGCATCGCCCTGCCGTGTGATCTGTCTTCTTTTTGGTGAAATTTCCACAATTGGGGCGCTGACTCGTCGGGTCACAGACGCGGGGAAGGACGCTTTCGTCAACCTCGATATGGTTGACGGTCTCGCTCCCAGAGCTTCCGCGGTACGTTTCATTCGCGATCAGACGAGTGCGACGGGGATCCTCACCAGCAAGGTTCCCGTGTGCCGCGCGGCCTCGGACAGTGGATTGGTGGCGATCCTCCGCTTCTTCATGGTTGATTCCTTCGCCTACGGTCAGGTCGTCAGCCAGAGCGCCTCCGCGAAAGCTCATGCCGTGGAGATTCTTCCCGGATGCATCCCGCGCGTCATCACATGGATGCGTGATGACCTCTCTCTTCCGATCATCGCCGGAGGACTGGTCTGCAACATCACCGACATCATGGACGCCCTCGATGCAGGGGCTGCGGCAATCGCCACGTCCAGCAAAGAACTGTGGTCAGTGGCGCCGAGTGCGTAG
- a CDS encoding MFS transporter, translating to MTQARKWISFLILSMTGGIVFQVGYIRYVFLEDTYNALNLSAQDYGNIISVYGIAATIGYFIGGWFADKFSPKMLVAFAMIGTGIIDILIAMAPGYAAILILHVVMAFLGMGLYWSALVKLIGMLGDSHEQGRLFGYLEGVRGVVSTIVGFAGAWIVATAASSVVGVLWLIRIYGVCAILLGLAVWLIVKEDPNSPAVQARSTVTLHQLVLAAKNPYTWLIGFSIACIYAGYTCLGYFSPLLQHQFGLSAAFIGVIGVVRTYVFQFVAGPISGVVADKGAKSTPRFLRWMFIATIIILGVFLVMPRNESFMWIAVALMFLLTFAIFACRGVYWALPGEMEIPEDERGGVIGLASGIAYLPDAFLPSLAAWWIGDPAASPAIPEHGGGYVTMFIFLIVLALIGIGLTTVMMRRRTRELALVPSEAGN from the coding sequence GTGACACAAGCGAGGAAATGGATCAGCTTCCTGATCCTCTCAATGACCGGAGGCATCGTCTTCCAGGTCGGATACATCCGCTACGTGTTCCTTGAGGACACGTACAACGCGCTGAACCTGAGCGCGCAGGACTACGGAAACATCATCTCCGTCTACGGTATCGCAGCGACAATCGGCTACTTCATCGGCGGGTGGTTCGCCGATAAGTTCTCTCCGAAGATGCTTGTCGCTTTCGCGATGATCGGAACGGGAATCATCGACATCCTCATCGCAATGGCTCCGGGATACGCCGCGATCCTCATTCTCCACGTCGTCATGGCGTTCCTCGGAATGGGCCTGTACTGGTCGGCCTTGGTCAAACTCATCGGGATGCTCGGAGATTCCCACGAACAGGGCCGCCTCTTCGGATATCTTGAAGGGGTTCGCGGTGTTGTGTCAACAATCGTTGGCTTCGCAGGAGCGTGGATTGTTGCGACAGCGGCCTCGTCGGTCGTTGGTGTTCTCTGGCTGATCCGGATCTACGGTGTGTGCGCAATCCTTCTTGGCCTTGCCGTGTGGCTGATCGTCAAGGAAGACCCGAATTCGCCGGCCGTGCAGGCACGTTCAACGGTGACCCTGCATCAACTCGTCCTCGCCGCTAAGAACCCGTACACGTGGCTCATTGGTTTCTCAATCGCCTGTATTTATGCGGGGTACACGTGTCTGGGTTACTTCTCTCCGCTGCTCCAACACCAGTTCGGTCTCAGCGCCGCTTTCATCGGGGTCATCGGGGTGGTGCGCACCTATGTTTTCCAATTCGTTGCGGGCCCGATCTCGGGTGTCGTCGCAGATAAGGGAGCAAAGTCCACGCCTCGTTTCCTGCGCTGGATGTTCATTGCCACAATCATCATCCTCGGTGTTTTCCTCGTCATGCCGCGTAACGAATCGTTTATGTGGATCGCCGTGGCGTTGATGTTCCTCCTGACGTTCGCGATTTTCGCGTGCCGCGGCGTGTACTGGGCTCTCCCTGGGGAAATGGAGATTCCCGAGGACGAGCGTGGCGGCGTCATCGGCCTCGCTTCTGGAATCGCCTATCTGCCAGATGCGTTCCTTCCTTCGCTTGCGGCCTGGTGGATTGGCGACCCGGCAGCGTCTCCGGCGATCCCAGAGCACGGCGGCGGCTACGTGACGATGTTTATTTTCCTCATTGTTTTGGCGCTCATCGGCATTGGCTTGACAACCGTGATGATGCGACGCCGCACACGCGAACTCGCCCTCGTCCCCTCTGAGGCAGGGAATTAA
- a CDS encoding SDR family oxidoreductase yields the protein MHISEFSMNLFSLDGKNAIITGGNSGLGLAFSVALAKAGANVFVPSITTDVEEVKTLVEGEGRRFEFLETNITEPGACKTIVDTCIERLGSVDIIVNCAGICNLGEVDEFDRAKWDPMIAINLTAAFELSYEAMPHMRTQGHGKIINIASLFSFLGGQWSPAYAATKHGIVGFTKAYCDELAQHNIQVNAIAPGYFATKITEATRSNPVTNQRVLDHIPANRWGDVADLMGACVFLASNASDYVNGHTLTVDGGYLVR from the coding sequence ATGCATATCAGTGAATTTTCAATGAATCTTTTCTCCCTCGACGGCAAAAACGCGATCATCACCGGAGGAAACTCAGGTCTGGGTTTGGCATTTTCAGTTGCCCTGGCCAAAGCGGGAGCGAACGTTTTCGTCCCCTCAATCACAACGGATGTTGAGGAAGTCAAGACCCTGGTTGAGGGCGAAGGACGACGTTTTGAGTTCCTCGAAACGAACATCACAGAACCCGGTGCGTGCAAGACAATCGTTGACACGTGTATCGAACGCCTCGGCAGCGTCGACATCATCGTCAACTGCGCGGGCATCTGTAACCTCGGCGAGGTCGACGAATTCGATCGCGCGAAGTGGGATCCGATGATCGCCATTAACCTGACGGCAGCGTTCGAGCTGTCCTACGAGGCCATGCCGCATATGCGCACGCAGGGACACGGCAAAATCATCAACATCGCCTCGCTGTTCTCCTTCCTGGGTGGACAGTGGTCGCCCGCATACGCGGCAACGAAGCACGGCATCGTTGGCTTCACGAAGGCGTACTGCGACGAACTCGCTCAGCACAACATCCAGGTCAACGCGATTGCTCCGGGCTACTTCGCCACGAAGATCACCGAGGCAACCCGCTCGAACCCGGTAACGAACCAGCGCGTCCTCGACCACATTCCCGCGAATCGTTGGGGAGACGTTGCCGACCTCATGGGAGCATGCGTGTTCCTCGCATCGAATGCCTCCGACTACGTCAACGGTCACACCCTGACAGTTGACGGCGGCTACCTGGTCCGCTGA
- a CDS encoding FAD-binding oxidoreductase — translation MTDEHDARHAQTIEALTQIVGAGNVDTDLVTRQKSSVDRFKKYSSLHGIYEGPLPIAVVTAHSTEEISQILSWCNDHDITVIPRTGRTSTEGGLEVVADNTIVLDGSAMNTIVSIDPVNMQATAQCGVPLQVLEDECRKQGLTIGHSPQSKPVAQMGGLVSTRSIGQLSTLYGAIEDMVTGLEAVFPDGTITRIKDVPRRAAGPDIRHVIIGNEGTLCYITEVTVKLHKYTPETTRFAGFLIDDMADGLGVLRTVITDGYHPAVCRVYSPEDARQHWEWYNGKCVLVFSAEGPAPIADATIAHATEVAQAAGAEAVDPTLIETWFANLNWGLDKIEAEKQWMRDHANLGYTTEISGNWSVVADIYRSTIARIREEFPRAQDLTMLGAHSSHSYQTGTNLYFVYDYNINCEPADEINEYHIPLNAIIVEEALKHGGSMVHHHGIGKYRTPWTREEHGSAFYLLEGLKKQFDPKNTMNPGSIYPLDSAK, via the coding sequence ATGACAGACGAACACGACGCACGTCACGCCCAGACCATTGAGGCGCTCACGCAGATTGTTGGCGCAGGCAACGTTGACACGGATCTTGTGACTCGCCAGAAGTCCAGCGTTGACCGTTTCAAGAAGTACTCATCGCTTCACGGAATCTACGAAGGCCCCCTGCCGATCGCCGTCGTCACGGCGCACTCAACCGAGGAGATTTCGCAGATCCTCTCGTGGTGCAACGACCATGACATCACGGTGATTCCTCGAACGGGCCGCACCTCCACGGAGGGTGGACTCGAGGTCGTTGCCGACAACACGATCGTTCTTGACGGATCCGCGATGAACACGATCGTGTCGATCGACCCGGTGAATATGCAGGCAACAGCACAGTGCGGCGTCCCCCTTCAAGTTCTTGAAGATGAGTGCCGCAAGCAGGGGCTGACAATCGGTCACTCACCGCAGTCGAAACCGGTTGCGCAAATGGGTGGCCTCGTGTCGACGCGTTCAATCGGTCAGCTCTCAACGCTCTACGGAGCAATCGAAGACATGGTCACGGGTCTTGAGGCCGTGTTCCCCGATGGCACGATCACTCGAATCAAGGATGTTCCCCGGCGAGCAGCAGGCCCCGATATTCGCCACGTCATCATCGGCAATGAGGGAACCCTGTGCTACATCACCGAAGTGACGGTGAAGCTGCACAAGTACACGCCCGAGACAACGCGCTTCGCGGGATTCCTCATTGACGATATGGCCGATGGCCTCGGTGTTCTCCGCACCGTCATCACCGACGGCTACCACCCCGCGGTGTGCCGCGTGTACTCGCCAGAGGATGCCCGTCAGCACTGGGAGTGGTACAACGGCAAGTGCGTCCTCGTCTTCTCCGCTGAAGGTCCCGCACCGATTGCTGACGCAACGATCGCGCACGCCACCGAGGTTGCTCAGGCCGCGGGCGCGGAGGCTGTTGATCCGACACTCATTGAGACATGGTTTGCAAACCTCAACTGGGGTCTGGACAAAATTGAGGCAGAGAAGCAGTGGATGCGCGATCACGCGAACCTGGGGTACACAACGGAAATCTCGGGGAACTGGTCGGTTGTCGCAGACATTTATCGTTCAACGATCGCGCGGATCCGCGAGGAATTCCCGCGTGCTCAGGACCTGACGATGCTGGGGGCTCACTCATCTCACTCGTACCAAACGGGCACGAACCTCTACTTTGTCTACGACTACAACATCAACTGTGAGCCGGCGGACGAGATCAACGAATACCACATCCCGCTGAACGCAATCATCGTTGAGGAAGCCCTCAAGCACGGTGGGTCGATGGTTCACCATCACGGGATCGGTAAGTATCGCACGCCGTGGACCCGCGAGGAACACGGGTCGGCGTTCTACCTGCTCGAAGGGTTGAAGAAGCAGTTTGACCCGAAGAACACGATGAACCCGGGGTCCATCTATCCGTTGGATTCAGCGAAATAG
- a CDS encoding FGGY-family carbohydrate kinase produces the protein MTEYLVGIDNGSQSTKVTIVDADGTVYATGKCPLRPNSTPRPGVVEHPDDDLWESIGAACREAMSRFDGDPRDIRGIGLCTIRFCRAMLRQDGTLASPVLSWMDSRVSRPYEDDDPDVAWVTTSSGYISVRMTGNFVDTAANYAGMWPLDIHTWQWLPEGEEFDSYGYPREKLFALVNPGDELGRVTAEASRHTGLPEGIPVYATSNDKAVEALGCGIRTEGDLLVSLGTYIAGMAVGTHVAEDATDFWTNYGSEPGVYLYESNGIRRGMWTVSWIADLLRTMAREDEPLDAVVRRLDTLAAEVPAGSDGLMVLLDWLAPTDHPYRKGAFLGFDGRQSGTHMYRAVLEAIALTMRLRVLEMEQELGTSFQQVVLSGGGSNSDLFMQIFADVWGIPAVRMEMNNAAGLGSVICAGVGSGVYSDFAHASRRLVKKGTEFVPNQQNIEVYRRMLALYERLHEGLDPVFRQSAEIFG, from the coding sequence ATGACGGAATATCTTGTCGGTATTGACAACGGGTCTCAGTCAACGAAAGTGACGATCGTTGATGCCGACGGCACGGTTTACGCAACGGGGAAGTGTCCGCTTCGACCGAATTCCACTCCGCGTCCCGGTGTTGTTGAACATCCTGATGATGACCTGTGGGAGTCAATCGGAGCGGCATGCCGCGAAGCGATGTCGCGTTTTGACGGGGATCCACGGGATATCCGCGGGATCGGTCTGTGCACGATTCGTTTCTGCCGGGCGATGCTTCGTCAGGACGGGACACTGGCCTCACCGGTGCTGTCGTGGATGGATTCGCGGGTGTCACGCCCCTACGAGGACGACGATCCGGATGTTGCTTGGGTGACGACTTCCTCGGGCTATATCAGCGTCCGGATGACGGGGAACTTCGTTGACACGGCTGCGAACTATGCGGGGATGTGGCCACTGGACATCCACACGTGGCAGTGGCTGCCTGAAGGTGAAGAGTTTGATTCCTACGGGTATCCGCGTGAAAAACTCTTTGCGCTGGTCAACCCCGGTGACGAGCTTGGGCGTGTGACCGCAGAGGCGAGCCGACACACGGGCCTACCCGAGGGGATTCCCGTCTACGCGACATCGAATGACAAAGCGGTTGAAGCATTGGGCTGCGGGATCCGCACGGAAGGTGACCTGCTCGTGTCCTTGGGCACGTATATCGCCGGAATGGCCGTGGGCACTCACGTTGCCGAGGACGCCACGGACTTCTGGACGAACTACGGCAGCGAGCCGGGTGTGTACCTCTACGAATCCAATGGGATCCGTCGCGGTATGTGGACGGTTTCGTGGATCGCTGATCTGTTGCGAACAATGGCGCGGGAGGATGAGCCGCTCGACGCCGTTGTTCGTCGCCTTGACACCCTCGCGGCTGAGGTTCCAGCGGGGTCGGATGGTCTCATGGTGCTCTTGGATTGGCTTGCCCCCACGGATCACCCGTACCGCAAGGGTGCGTTCCTTGGCTTCGATGGTCGTCAGTCGGGAACGCACATGTACCGCGCGGTCCTTGAGGCTATCGCGCTGACGATGCGTTTGCGTGTCCTGGAGATGGAGCAGGAGCTGGGAACCTCATTCCAGCAGGTTGTGCTCTCGGGTGGAGGATCGAATTCTGATCTATTCATGCAGATTTTCGCAGATGTCTGGGGGATTCCCGCTGTCCGTATGGAGATGAATAACGCTGCCGGCCTCGGGTCCGTGATCTGCGCAGGTGTGGGCTCCGGTGTCTACTCTGACTTCGCTCACGCAAGCCGCCGACTGGTCAAGAAGGGAACCGAGTTCGTGCCGAATCAGCAAAATATCGAGGTGTATCGCCGGATGCTTGCGCTCTATGAGCGTCTGCATGAAGGCCTTGACCCGGTATTTCGTCAGAGTGCGGAAATTTTTGGATAG
- a CDS encoding response regulator transcription factor has product MTPPSVDPIHVIVADDQVMVREALATLLSLEPDIVVVGQAGNGADTLALLDKRRLQPSEPSIDVVLLDIEMPQLDGLTTCSAIRDRFPSTRVLILTTFGRPGYVQRALDAGASGFLVKDAPSQQLADAVRRIAQGLRVIDPTLAVEALTRGASPLTDREAEVLRSVGSGGTIADVAQDLGLSQGTVRNHVSAAMLKTGARTRSEAVRIATESGWL; this is encoded by the coding sequence ATGACACCACCCTCAGTGGATCCCATCCACGTCATCGTCGCAGACGACCAGGTAATGGTCCGCGAGGCTTTAGCCACGCTGCTGAGCCTGGAACCAGACATCGTCGTGGTCGGGCAGGCAGGTAACGGCGCGGACACTCTCGCACTCCTCGACAAGCGTCGGTTGCAACCAAGTGAACCATCCATCGACGTTGTTCTCCTCGACATTGAAATGCCGCAACTCGATGGACTCACCACATGTTCAGCTATTCGCGACCGCTTCCCCAGCACCCGGGTGCTCATCCTCACAACCTTCGGTCGTCCCGGCTACGTCCAACGCGCTCTCGATGCGGGAGCCAGCGGCTTCCTCGTCAAAGATGCCCCATCGCAGCAGCTCGCGGACGCTGTTCGCCGCATCGCCCAGGGTCTACGCGTCATTGACCCAACCCTCGCCGTCGAAGCATTAACCCGCGGGGCCTCTCCCCTGACCGACCGCGAGGCCGAGGTCCTGAGATCCGTGGGTTCCGGTGGCACCATCGCCGACGTCGCACAGGATCTCGGGCTCAGTCAGGGAACCGTGCGTAACCACGTGTCAGCCGCAATGCTCAAGACCGGAGCGCGTACACGATCCGAAGCCGTGCGGATCGCCACCGAATCAGGATGGCTTTAG
- a CDS encoding sensor histidine kinase — protein MSRPPSLRRRWYASETAIALMWALPSLVFLAFPITSLAAVGFNNPLVVACLLIIVLYAATYVSMWVFNPTAPRSRHVTWRFAVPYTILVALQCTIAGWCLITDNPGAAYLMTYIFAATILLTPRPLLIPLVLAATILFGIETIILPGEPLYQLMAVLTTAIMCSTARFGIDRDRLAEYTHQQDVLLSREQERSRMSADLHDILGQTLTGMTIKADLAGRLLDAQRYEDARSQVEDLTEMARCALADVRQVVANQRTLLPETELESAKTLCSAAQVTLRVKRCGNPPPGPTSTLVAHVIREGITNALRHATPDTVIITLRNDGVTVWNNGASSRPLLALWKPEKNHLIEGSGITGLRSRVGDFGTITAGPYGSEAWTLDLTLTRMDRSYDLPSAAKTRTCDTHGAPQEAPA, from the coding sequence ATGAGTCGACCACCGTCCCTTCGGCGCCGGTGGTATGCTTCCGAAACTGCTATCGCCCTGATGTGGGCGCTTCCCTCGCTGGTCTTCTTGGCGTTCCCCATCACCTCGCTTGCCGCAGTGGGTTTCAACAACCCCCTGGTTGTCGCGTGTCTCCTCATCATTGTTCTCTATGCTGCCACGTACGTCTCCATGTGGGTCTTTAACCCAACCGCACCGAGGTCCCGACACGTCACCTGGCGATTCGCGGTGCCATACACCATCCTCGTTGCACTTCAATGCACAATTGCGGGATGGTGTCTGATCACGGACAACCCGGGGGCCGCATATCTGATGACGTACATCTTCGCGGCGACAATCCTCCTGACTCCGCGCCCCCTACTCATTCCTCTCGTGTTGGCTGCCACGATTCTTTTCGGCATTGAAACGATCATTCTCCCCGGTGAGCCGCTCTATCAGTTAATGGCCGTCCTCACGACTGCGATCATGTGCTCCACGGCCCGCTTCGGCATCGATCGGGACCGCCTGGCTGAATACACGCATCAACAGGATGTGCTGCTTTCCCGTGAGCAGGAACGTTCCCGCATGTCCGCTGATCTCCACGACATTCTCGGCCAGACACTCACGGGGATGACAATCAAGGCTGATCTGGCAGGTCGACTCCTCGATGCGCAGCGCTACGAAGACGCTCGAAGCCAGGTTGAGGATCTCACTGAGATGGCTCGCTGCGCTCTTGCCGACGTCCGTCAAGTCGTCGCAAATCAGCGGACGCTCCTTCCAGAAACGGAATTGGAATCAGCGAAGACCCTCTGCTCGGCCGCACAGGTCACCCTCCGTGTTAAACGCTGCGGAAATCCCCCTCCCGGTCCCACATCGACACTGGTCGCTCACGTGATCCGTGAGGGAATCACCAATGCTCTACGGCACGCAACCCCCGACACGGTGATAATTACGCTACGCAATGACGGGGTCACCGTGTGGAACAACGGTGCATCGTCACGCCCCCTATTGGCACTGTGGAAACCGGAGAAGAACCACCTCATCGAAGGCTCTGGAATTACCGGTCTACGCTCCAGAGTGGGTGATTTCGGAACGATTACTGCCGGACCTTACGGATCAGAGGCCTGGACCCTCGACCTCACACTCACCCGAATGGATCGCTCGTACGACCTTCCCTCAGCCGCTAAGACACGCACCTGCGACACACATGGCGCCCCTCAGGAGGCCCCAGCATGA
- a CDS encoding LppM family (lipo)protein: MTMLFVSQRRMRRLSALLLIPLAVMLSACGAKINISVNADDTADVSVLGWYSNDFISDLGGSDNPLSPDTLLESVCSLDNLDANGLKEWRSLLPSGSDVDVSFTSYEGQPACEMKVTRTPLSDFGADEHSATLTHENGQYVYTVPAVFTAEELQQQKDALAPLMDMYPFTSSLSVTFPGPVTEASGSGRIEGNTVTWDNFLFSEEVAGGYRAVAKDGKGGLFGSLGDAKPSEDAQSSGGAAESSTDSTLKDGSNILSQVGDFFRSPLGIAAGVLGAAVVTFGGAVTALVVSGHKKAARLALLSQQEQFSQAAPTQQWPTQDYGQSEWPTQPEYHTGYGQPGYEQQPGYHPGYEQTGPFPPQDHYPPQPGISPSANPDDYMQSGHEHPTSQTPDGQYPSQPPRETPERPEEN; this comes from the coding sequence ATGACTATGCTTTTTGTTTCCCAGCGCAGGATGCGCCGGCTCAGCGCCCTTCTTCTGATTCCCCTCGCTGTCATGCTCAGCGCATGTGGTGCCAAAATCAACATTTCCGTTAATGCAGATGACACCGCGGATGTGAGCGTTCTGGGCTGGTATTCCAACGACTTCATCAGCGACCTCGGGGGTTCCGACAACCCCCTGAGTCCTGACACCCTGCTGGAATCGGTGTGTTCCCTGGACAACCTGGATGCCAACGGACTGAAAGAATGGAGGAGTCTGCTGCCTAGCGGCAGCGACGTTGATGTCTCCTTCACCTCGTACGAAGGGCAACCGGCGTGCGAGATGAAAGTTACCCGTACCCCTCTGAGCGACTTTGGAGCCGACGAGCATTCGGCAACGCTCACGCACGAGAATGGCCAGTATGTCTACACAGTGCCTGCCGTCTTCACTGCCGAGGAGCTTCAGCAACAGAAGGATGCACTTGCGCCACTCATGGACATGTATCCGTTCACTTCATCCCTCTCAGTGACATTCCCGGGTCCGGTCACCGAGGCATCGGGGAGTGGACGGATCGAAGGCAACACCGTGACGTGGGATAACTTCCTATTTTCTGAAGAAGTAGCGGGAGGTTACCGTGCGGTCGCCAAAGACGGCAAAGGCGGGCTCTTCGGTTCTTTAGGGGATGCGAAGCCCTCTGAGGATGCTCAATCCAGTGGCGGCGCAGCAGAGTCATCCACAGATTCCACGCTCAAGGATGGCTCTAACATCCTCTCCCAGGTCGGCGATTTCTTCCGATCACCGCTGGGAATCGCCGCCGGCGTGCTGGGGGCTGCCGTTGTGACGTTCGGTGGTGCCGTCACAGCCCTTGTTGTCAGCGGTCACAAGAAGGCAGCTCGGCTTGCTCTGCTGTCCCAGCAGGAACAATTCTCTCAAGCGGCTCCCACGCAACAGTGGCCAACCCAGGACTACGGACAGTCAGAATGGCCCACTCAGCCCGAGTATCACACCGGATACGGACAGCCCGGATATGAGCAGCAACCCGGGTATCATCCTGGGTACGAGCAGACAGGGCCATTCCCACCGCAGGACCACTATCCTCCCCAGCCCGGGATCTCACCCTCGGCGAATCCCGACGACTACATGCAATCAGGACATGAGCACCCCACATCCCAAACGCCCGACGGACAATACCCCTCCCAACCTCCACGCGAGACACCCGAAAGACCTGAGGAGAACTGA
- a CDS encoding ABC transporter permease: protein MTLTTSPGLSHETHAPSAVIERPLGNPWSGFGLLTWYSFWKLLTNPYSLGFALALPIFMYFMFGTGQEYSDIDVGNGNVAATVLLNMAVYGTIMTVASMGANIALERAHGVSRLFAMTPMSATAQICARAVASVGIATVVITVVFGVGGLTGSRMTASTWVLSGLFIVASSLLPAALGLAAAFAIRSDGAFAVTSTITVFGSFAAGMFIPLDQMGSIFQHLAPWTPFYGISQLVMLPIYGFETFRWTWLANFLAWVLVFGAIAAWAQRRDTNR, encoded by the coding sequence ATGACTCTGACCACTTCCCCTGGGCTTTCCCACGAGACACACGCACCATCTGCCGTCATTGAACGTCCCCTCGGCAATCCGTGGTCCGGATTTGGCCTGCTCACGTGGTATTCATTCTGGAAGCTCCTGACGAATCCCTATTCACTGGGTTTTGCTCTGGCACTGCCCATTTTCATGTACTTCATGTTCGGAACGGGTCAAGAGTATTCCGACATTGACGTGGGCAACGGGAATGTCGCTGCCACCGTGCTCCTCAACATGGCGGTCTACGGAACGATCATGACGGTTGCCTCGATGGGAGCGAATATCGCATTGGAGCGGGCGCACGGTGTTTCGCGGCTCTTCGCAATGACCCCGATGTCTGCGACGGCACAGATTTGTGCGCGCGCTGTTGCGTCCGTTGGAATCGCGACCGTTGTCATTACGGTAGTTTTCGGCGTCGGAGGCTTGACGGGCTCCCGGATGACCGCAAGCACCTGGGTTCTCAGCGGCCTCTTTATTGTTGCGTCGTCGCTGCTTCCGGCGGCGTTGGGGCTTGCGGCGGCCTTCGCGATTCGCTCCGACGGAGCCTTCGCCGTGACCTCAACGATCACGGTATTCGGTTCCTTCGCTGCGGGGATGTTTATCCCTTTGGATCAGATGGGCAGTATTTTCCAGCATCTTGCTCCGTGGACACCGTTCTATGGGATCTCCCAGCTGGTGATGTTACCGATCTACGGGTTCGAGACCTTCAGGTGGACGTGGCTGGCTAATTTCCTCGCGTGGGTCCTCGTGTTCGGCGCGATCGCGGCTTGGGCTCAGCGTCGGGATACGAACCGGTGA